One genomic segment of Actinoplanes ianthinogenes includes these proteins:
- a CDS encoding ATP-binding protein, whose product MTTAAAPPQPRRLYRPREHRIVAGVASGLARHLGVPVIAVRISLVVLLGFNALGLLLYAAYWAVLPQEARNDEQHTRRDFAALVPFAAIGLGVVLLQALVFGDQVATTVGWMIAVVAVGAGVIWHQSDPSRREQWTDANGKSGWMAAIVGETDRRSFMLRFVGGGVLVSIGVIGVVAIYSPAGSLSSVLNGMIFALVGLLGVGVVVAPLVWRTFGQLRAEREGRIREQERAEVAAMIHDQVLHTLALIQRNSADIKEVQRLARGQERSLRNWLYKPTASPTERFSAALEQAAAEVEDTYAISVEAVVVGDTQCDERVAALVAAAREALVNAARHAGVQTVSLYAEVEPDELSVFVRDRGAGFELSGVAETRHGVRGSIIGRMQRHGGRAEIRSGVGNGTEVRLTLPVSRESVTAGKESAR is encoded by the coding sequence GTGACTACCGCCGCCGCCCCGCCGCAACCACGCCGGTTGTATCGCCCTCGCGAGCACCGGATCGTGGCCGGTGTCGCCTCGGGGCTGGCCCGCCACCTGGGTGTGCCGGTCATCGCGGTGCGCATCAGCCTCGTGGTCCTGCTCGGCTTCAACGCTCTCGGCCTGCTGCTCTACGCCGCCTACTGGGCGGTGCTCCCGCAGGAGGCGCGCAACGACGAGCAGCACACCCGCCGCGACTTCGCCGCGCTGGTCCCGTTCGCGGCGATCGGCCTGGGGGTGGTGCTGCTCCAGGCGCTGGTCTTCGGTGACCAGGTGGCCACCACGGTGGGCTGGATGATCGCGGTGGTCGCGGTCGGCGCCGGGGTGATCTGGCACCAGTCCGATCCGAGCCGCCGCGAGCAGTGGACCGACGCGAACGGGAAGTCCGGCTGGATGGCCGCGATCGTCGGCGAGACCGACCGGCGCTCGTTCATGCTCCGCTTCGTCGGCGGCGGCGTGCTGGTCTCCATCGGGGTGATCGGCGTGGTCGCGATCTACTCGCCGGCCGGCTCGCTCTCCTCGGTGCTGAACGGCATGATCTTCGCGCTGGTCGGCCTGCTCGGCGTCGGCGTGGTGGTGGCGCCGCTGGTCTGGCGCACCTTCGGCCAGCTGCGCGCCGAGCGCGAGGGCCGGATCCGGGAGCAGGAGCGGGCCGAGGTGGCCGCGATGATCCACGATCAGGTGCTGCACACGCTGGCCCTGATCCAGCGCAACTCGGCGGACATCAAGGAGGTGCAGCGGCTGGCCCGCGGCCAGGAGCGCAGCCTGCGCAACTGGCTCTACAAGCCGACCGCCTCGCCGACCGAGCGGTTCTCCGCCGCGCTGGAGCAGGCCGCCGCCGAGGTCGAGGACACCTACGCGATCAGCGTGGAGGCGGTGGTGGTCGGCGACACCCAGTGCGACGAGCGGGTGGCCGCCCTGGTCGCCGCGGCGCGCGAGGCGCTGGTCAACGCGGCCCGGCACGCCGGGGTGCAGACCGTGTCGCTCTACGCCGAGGTGGAGCCGGACGAGCTGAGCGTCTTCGTCCGGGACCGCGGCGCCGGGTTCGAGCTGAGCGGTGTGGCCGAGACACGGCACGGGGTACGTGGTTCGATCATCGGGCGCATGCAGCGCCACGGCGGGCGCGCGGAGATCCGCAGCGGCGTCGGCAACGGTACGGAAGTGCGTCTCACCCTCCCGGTCTCCCGGGAGAGCGTGACCGCCGGTAAGGAGTCAGCACGATGA
- a CDS encoding peptide ABC transporter substrate-binding protein, translating into MPGKSPWKMAVGATAIALLAAGCGGGGSEGSDTTSNTVVIGIGEPQHLIPSNATESNGAEVLASLFYPLVDFDAQNQPVPVAAESITPDAKNTVWTIKLKSGFTFSNGEPVTSDNYINAWNYGAYGPNGQGASYFFERIKGYADLQSKDPDGEEGPQKAPEPKAKKLTGLEKVDDTTFKVTLSAPFAGWQSVMGYTAFYPLPKAAFSSDGVIADGFEDAIIGNGPFKLKGKWEHDSQIVVEKVADFKGTVPKVDGITWKIYQDQQAEYADLISGTVDVQTTIPIESLAKASADLGDRFKKSPNSVFQFVGFPTFQKEFQNVDVRRAISMAINRQEITDQIFLGSQSPATSFVSPVVAGYRPNSCGANCEYNPTEAKKLYEAAKGPKEIKITYNVDGNHKAWVDATCNQIKASLGINCVGGEEPKFADLLTKVEKKQPVGLIRLGWIMDYPLMENYLGPLYSTDGSSNYYGYSNPTFDNLVKEGSEAATTEQAIAKWQAAEDILAKDMPVIPLRVGQNVFGYSTKVNNVNVDLFQRVDIYKIEVVG; encoded by the coding sequence ATGCCTGGGAAAAGCCCATGGAAGATGGCGGTCGGTGCGACCGCCATCGCCTTGTTGGCCGCCGGTTGCGGTGGTGGCGGGTCGGAAGGCTCGGACACCACTTCGAATACGGTCGTTATCGGTATCGGCGAACCGCAGCACCTGATTCCCTCCAACGCTACCGAGTCCAACGGTGCCGAGGTGCTCGCCTCGCTGTTCTACCCCCTGGTCGACTTCGACGCGCAGAACCAGCCGGTTCCGGTCGCCGCTGAGTCGATCACCCCGGACGCGAAGAACACCGTCTGGACCATCAAGCTGAAGTCCGGCTTCACGTTCAGTAACGGCGAGCCGGTTACCTCGGACAACTACATCAACGCCTGGAACTACGGCGCCTACGGCCCGAACGGCCAGGGCGCGTCGTACTTCTTCGAGCGCATCAAGGGCTACGCGGACCTGCAGTCCAAGGACCCGGATGGCGAGGAGGGCCCGCAGAAGGCCCCCGAGCCCAAGGCGAAGAAGCTGACCGGTCTGGAGAAGGTGGACGACACCACCTTCAAGGTGACCCTGTCGGCGCCGTTCGCCGGCTGGCAGTCCGTCATGGGCTACACCGCCTTCTACCCGCTGCCGAAGGCCGCCTTCTCGTCGGACGGCGTCATCGCCGACGGCTTCGAGGACGCCATCATCGGTAACGGCCCCTTCAAGCTGAAGGGCAAGTGGGAGCACGACTCGCAGATCGTCGTGGAGAAGGTCGCCGACTTCAAGGGCACCGTTCCCAAGGTCGACGGCATCACCTGGAAGATCTACCAGGACCAGCAGGCCGAGTACGCCGACCTGATCTCGGGCACCGTCGACGTGCAGACCACCATCCCGATCGAGAGCCTGGCCAAGGCCTCGGCCGACCTGGGTGACCGGTTCAAGAAGAGCCCGAACTCCGTCTTCCAGTTCGTCGGTTTCCCGACGTTCCAGAAGGAGTTCCAGAACGTCGACGTCCGCCGGGCGATCTCGATGGCGATCAACCGCCAGGAGATCACCGACCAGATCTTCCTGGGTTCGCAGTCGCCGGCCACCTCGTTCGTCTCCCCGGTCGTCGCGGGCTACCGCCCGAACTCCTGTGGCGCGAACTGTGAGTACAACCCGACCGAGGCCAAGAAGCTGTACGAGGCGGCCAAGGGTCCCAAGGAAATCAAGATCACGTACAACGTCGACGGCAACCACAAGGCGTGGGTGGACGCGACGTGCAACCAGATCAAGGCTTCCCTGGGCATCAACTGCGTCGGCGGCGAGGAGCCGAAGTTCGCCGACCTGCTGACCAAGGTGGAGAAGAAGCAGCCGGTCGGCCTGATCCGCCTCGGCTGGATCATGGACTACCCGCTGATGGAGAACTACCTCGGCCCGCTGTACAGCACCGACGGTTCCTCCAACTACTACGGGTACAGCAACCCGACCTTCGACAACCTGGTCAAGGAGGGCTCCGAGGCGGCGACCACGGAGCAGGCCATCGCCAAGTGGCAGGCCGCCGAGGACATCCTGGCCAAGGACATGCCGGTCATCCCGCTGCGTGTCGGCCAGAACGTGTTCGGTTACTCGACCAAGGTCAACAACGTGAACGTCGACCTGTTCCAGCGGGTTGACATCTACAAGATCGAAGTTGTCGGCTGA
- a CDS encoding response regulator: MTEPVTQSAGRLTVFLVDDHAMFRAGVRAELGQHVEVVGEASTVAEAISRIGAIQPDVVLLDVHMPDGGGRAVLESIRRTHPQVKFLALSVSDAAEDVIGLIRAGARGYVTKTISPDELAAAVRRVADGDAVFSPRLAGFVLDAFASRPDVPVADPELDQLTNREREVLRLLARGYAYKEIAKELYISIKTVETHVSNVLRKLQMSNRYELSRWAADRRLV, translated from the coding sequence ATGACCGAGCCCGTGACCCAGTCGGCCGGCCGGCTGACCGTCTTCCTGGTCGACGACCACGCGATGTTCCGCGCCGGGGTGCGCGCCGAGCTGGGCCAGCACGTCGAGGTGGTGGGCGAGGCCAGCACGGTGGCCGAGGCGATCAGCCGGATCGGCGCCATCCAGCCCGACGTGGTGCTGCTCGACGTGCACATGCCGGACGGCGGCGGGCGCGCGGTGCTGGAGAGCATCCGGCGCACCCACCCGCAGGTCAAGTTCCTGGCGCTGTCCGTCTCGGACGCGGCCGAGGACGTGATCGGCCTGATCCGGGCCGGCGCCCGGGGCTACGTCACCAAGACCATCTCGCCGGACGAGCTGGCCGCCGCGGTGCGCCGGGTGGCCGACGGGGACGCGGTGTTCAGCCCCCGGCTGGCCGGGTTCGTGCTGGACGCGTTCGCCTCCCGGCCGGACGTGCCGGTCGCCGACCCCGAGCTGGACCAGCTGACCAACCGGGAGCGGGAGGTGCTGCGGCTGCTCGCGCGGGGGTACGCGTACAAGGAGATCGCCAAGGAGCTGTACATCTCGATCAAGACGGTCGAGACCCACGTCTCCAACGTGCTGCGCAAACTTCAGATGAGCAACCGCTACGAGTTGTCACGCTGGGCTGCCGACCGCCGGCTGGTGTGA
- a CDS encoding ABC transporter ATP-binding protein — protein sequence MTDIKAQLDVLPGVDPRAPLLDVTDLHVEFRTQYGVAKAVNGANFRLSPGESLAILGESGCGKSVTAQAIMGILDTPPGYITQGEIRYRGVDLLKLKEDDRRKVRANKIAMIFQDALSALNPVYTVGFQLSELFRKHRGMSRADAKKRSIDLLEQVKIPAARTRVDDYPHQFSGGMRQRVMIAMALALDPEVLIADEPTTALDVTVQAQIMGLLADLQRQRNMGLILITHDMGVVADVADRISVMYAGKVVEEAGVYDIYSRPAHPYTRALLESIPRLDMKGQQLSVIRGLPPALTDIPRGCAFNPRCAYARDACRQDPPPPAYAVAPQRTARCHFFREVIGE from the coding sequence GTGACTGATATCAAGGCGCAACTGGACGTCCTACCGGGCGTCGACCCGCGCGCACCCCTGCTCGACGTGACCGATCTGCACGTCGAGTTCCGCACCCAGTACGGCGTGGCCAAGGCCGTCAACGGCGCGAACTTCCGGCTCTCCCCGGGCGAGTCCCTCGCCATCCTGGGCGAGTCCGGCTGTGGCAAGTCGGTGACCGCGCAGGCCATCATGGGCATCCTGGACACCCCGCCCGGCTACATCACGCAGGGCGAGATCCGGTACCGCGGCGTCGACCTCCTGAAGCTCAAGGAGGACGACCGCCGCAAGGTCCGGGCCAACAAGATCGCGATGATCTTCCAGGACGCGCTCTCCGCGCTGAACCCGGTCTACACGGTCGGTTTCCAGCTCAGCGAGCTGTTCCGCAAGCACCGGGGGATGTCCCGGGCGGACGCCAAGAAGCGGTCGATCGACCTGCTGGAGCAGGTCAAGATCCCGGCCGCCCGGACCCGGGTCGACGACTACCCGCACCAGTTCTCGGGTGGTATGCGGCAGCGCGTCATGATCGCCATGGCGCTGGCGCTCGACCCCGAGGTGCTGATCGCCGACGAGCCCACCACGGCGCTCGACGTCACCGTGCAGGCGCAGATCATGGGCCTGCTCGCGGACCTGCAGCGGCAGCGCAACATGGGCCTCATCCTGATCACGCACGACATGGGCGTGGTCGCCGACGTGGCCGACCGGATCTCGGTGATGTACGCGGGCAAGGTGGTCGAGGAGGCGGGTGTCTACGACATCTACTCCCGGCCGGCGCACCCGTACACCCGGGCCCTGCTCGAGTCGATTCCCCGGCTCGACATGAAGGGGCAGCAGCTCAGCGTCATCCGGGGCCTGCCTCCGGCGCTGACCGACATCCCGCGTGGTTGCGCGTTCAACCCGCGGTGCGCGTACGCCCGGGACGCCTGCCGGCAGGATCCGCCGCCGCCCGCGTACGCCGTGGCGCCGCAGCGCACGGCCCGCTGCCACTTCTTCCGGGAGGTCATCGGTGAGTGA
- a CDS encoding ABC transporter permease: MFRYIVRRLLQMVLTFFGATFLVFALMFANQTDPIQALVGERPISESQRIALTERYHLDEGFFMQYWYYIKGVLTGDFGTSMTGRKIADMMADAWPVTIKLAIIAMIIAVAFSITVGVYSALKRGGLFDNVSLVVTLVLLAMPIVVIAPLAQLIFGIQLGWFSPTATRDATLWQLLLPAIVLACIVIAPEMRVTRTSVVENLRADYVRTARAKGLNRMRVIWVHVMRNSLIPVVTLIGVDLGTLLSGAIVTEHVFNIPGVGFNLARAIRTEDGPLVVGFVSILVILVLFINLLVDLLYAALDPRIRYE; encoded by the coding sequence ATGTTCCGCTACATCGTGCGGCGCTTACTACAGATGGTCCTCACCTTCTTCGGTGCGACCTTCCTGGTATTCGCGCTGATGTTCGCCAACCAGACCGACCCCATCCAGGCGTTGGTTGGCGAACGACCCATCTCCGAGAGTCAGCGCATCGCGCTGACCGAGCGGTACCACCTGGATGAAGGTTTCTTCATGCAGTACTGGTACTACATCAAGGGCGTGCTGACCGGGGACTTCGGTACCTCGATGACCGGCCGCAAGATCGCCGACATGATGGCCGACGCCTGGCCGGTGACCATCAAGCTCGCCATCATCGCCATGATCATCGCGGTGGCCTTCTCGATCACCGTGGGCGTTTACTCCGCCCTCAAGCGGGGTGGCCTGTTCGACAACGTCTCCCTCGTCGTCACGCTGGTCCTCCTCGCCATGCCGATCGTCGTGATCGCGCCGCTGGCTCAGCTCATCTTCGGTATTCAGTTGGGGTGGTTCTCACCTACCGCAACACGGGACGCGACCCTCTGGCAACTGCTTTTACCGGCGATCGTGCTGGCCTGCATCGTGATCGCCCCGGAGATGCGGGTAACCCGGACCTCGGTCGTGGAGAACCTCCGCGCCGACTACGTCCGGACCGCTCGGGCCAAGGGCCTCAACCGGATGCGCGTCATCTGGGTGCATGTCATGCGCAACTCGCTCATCCCGGTGGTCACCCTGATCGGTGTCGACCTGGGAACGCTGCTGTCCGGCGCCATCGTGACCGAGCACGTCTTCAACATCCCGGGTGTCGGCTTCAACCTGGCCCGCGCGATCCGGACCGAGGACGGCCCGCTCGTGGTCGGTTTCGTGAGCATCTTGGTGATCCTCGTTCTGTTCATCAACCTGCTCGTCGACCTGCTGTACGCCGCCCTCGACCCCAGGATCCGCTATGAGTGA
- a CDS encoding PspC domain-containing protein has protein sequence MNDEAAEPRTPGTGPEGGPAPSAPPPGANVPPWLSAAGAAFARQQLVRPREGRYIAGVCGALARRTNTDPVLWRVLLAVLGVLGGAGVLFYLIGWLIIPSEGDSASPVESLLGKGHSGMSPLSVVLLGSAALLTFSFVVSDGARASMLAAAVLVGAFLLIKRGAPAGAFPPPPAAAPPTGPAPAPSSEEPTMAFTAPAPAAPAGEPVTPPAPPPYEPPRWTPPAESGYRPPFAPHGPFAGHGHVPHPPHPPHTPRPPKPPKPPKERSILGRLTFFALIMVVGVLAALDMAGVRVAVSAYFAAALVTIALGLLVGAWFGRARGLIFLAFLTTVGLVVSTGTERWGSEFRDSVYRPASLAEVADSYEFTLGNVTLDLRGVDFTGAEQTTAVTMKVGQLRVLLPDEVDTTAQIRVGGRAEVFGQEYSGNEAQSKSITDVGRDGTGGGQLHLDLRLDTGNLEVLR, from the coding sequence ATGAACGACGAAGCTGCTGAACCCCGTACCCCGGGTACCGGTCCAGAGGGCGGGCCGGCACCTTCCGCTCCCCCGCCGGGGGCCAATGTTCCGCCGTGGCTCTCCGCGGCGGGCGCCGCGTTCGCCCGGCAGCAACTGGTCCGCCCGCGGGAGGGCCGGTACATCGCCGGCGTCTGCGGCGCGCTGGCCCGGCGCACCAACACCGACCCGGTGCTCTGGCGGGTGCTGCTCGCCGTGCTCGGCGTGCTCGGCGGCGCCGGCGTGCTGTTCTACCTGATCGGCTGGCTGATCATCCCGTCCGAGGGCGACTCCGCCTCGCCGGTCGAGTCGCTGCTCGGCAAGGGCCACTCCGGGATGTCGCCGCTCTCCGTGGTGCTGCTCGGCAGCGCGGCGCTGCTCACCTTCTCGTTCGTGGTCAGCGACGGCGCCCGGGCCAGCATGCTCGCGGCCGCGGTCCTGGTCGGCGCGTTCCTGCTGATCAAGCGAGGTGCGCCGGCCGGTGCCTTTCCGCCGCCCCCGGCGGCGGCGCCACCTACCGGTCCGGCGCCGGCCCCGTCGTCCGAGGAGCCCACGATGGCGTTCACTGCCCCGGCCCCGGCCGCACCGGCCGGCGAACCGGTGACCCCGCCGGCCCCGCCGCCCTACGAGCCGCCGCGCTGGACCCCGCCGGCCGAGTCGGGGTACCGGCCGCCGTTCGCGCCGCACGGCCCGTTCGCCGGGCACGGGCACGTCCCGCACCCGCCGCACCCGCCGCACACCCCGCGGCCGCCGAAACCGCCCAAGCCGCCGAAGGAGCGCTCGATCCTGGGCCGGCTCACCTTCTTCGCGCTGATCATGGTGGTCGGCGTGCTGGCCGCGCTGGACATGGCCGGCGTCCGCGTGGCGGTCTCCGCGTACTTCGCCGCCGCCCTGGTCACCATCGCGCTCGGCCTGCTGGTCGGCGCCTGGTTCGGCCGGGCCCGGGGGCTGATCTTCCTGGCCTTCCTGACCACTGTCGGTCTGGTGGTCTCCACCGGCACCGAGCGCTGGGGCAGTGAGTTCCGGGACAGCGTCTACCGGCCGGCCAGCCTGGCCGAGGTCGCCGACTCCTACGAGTTCACCCTCGGCAACGTCACCCTCGACCTGCGCGGGGTGGACTTCACCGGCGCCGAGCAGACCACCGCGGTCACCATGAAGGTGGGCCAGCTGCGGGTCCTGCTGCCGGACGAGGTGGACACCACGGCACAGATCCGGGTCGGTGGCCGCGCCGAGGTCTTCGGCCAGGAGTACAGCGGCAACGAGGCACAGTCGAAGTCGATCACCGACGTCGGACGGGACGGGACCGGCGGCGGCCAGCTCCACCTCGACCTGCGGCTCGACACCGGAAACCTGGAGGTACTGCGATGA
- a CDS encoding phage holin family protein, with amino-acid sequence MKPHRLDGVSLTFGLLFLLIAIWWAVSQVVTLHLPALGWTVAGGLILFGMIGLLGAISSGRREQPAPPVAEPVKVPSTPGDLPPEMHASIVQELLEDPGSRFQKEHPDADRQPEK; translated from the coding sequence ATGAAACCGCATCGCCTGGACGGCGTCTCGCTGACCTTCGGCCTGCTCTTCCTGCTGATCGCGATCTGGTGGGCGGTCTCCCAGGTGGTCACCCTGCACCTGCCCGCGCTGGGCTGGACGGTGGCCGGCGGACTGATCCTGTTCGGCATGATCGGCCTGCTCGGAGCGATCAGTTCCGGACGCCGGGAGCAGCCGGCTCCTCCGGTCGCGGAGCCGGTCAAGGTCCCGAGCACCCCCGGTGACCTGCCGCCGGAGATGCACGCCTCGATCGTCCAGGAGCTCCTGGAGGACCCGGGCAGCCGCTTCCAGAAGGAGCACCCGGACGCCGACCGGCAGCCGGAGAAGTGA
- a CDS encoding ABC transporter permease: MSDLNTVTEAELPGGQPNVPHGPVKKDKPRSLAGDAWADLRKRKIFWVAVVLVAFVLVMALFPSLFTTADPGACTLANQFKGPSGNALFGYDFQGCDIYAKIVNGAWNSIKIGVLSTAISGIIGLIFGLAAGYFGGATDAVLSRIIDIMLGVPFLLAGIVLSRRLGSDPQSDGVLAVTLTLGLLTWTSGARVMRSAVISAKQQDYVAAARMLGAKPSRLMLKHILPNSIASYIVMLTLLLGINISSEATLSFLGVGLKNGAISWGIMISEGTQFARTQPWPLVWPAIFLAVTVLAFIMLGDAIRDAFDPKLR; the protein is encoded by the coding sequence ATGAGTGACTTGAACACCGTGACCGAGGCCGAGCTGCCGGGCGGTCAGCCGAACGTCCCGCACGGCCCGGTCAAGAAGGACAAGCCGCGGAGTCTGGCCGGCGACGCCTGGGCGGATCTGCGCAAGCGCAAGATCTTCTGGGTGGCCGTCGTGCTGGTGGCCTTCGTCCTGGTGATGGCGCTGTTCCCGTCGCTGTTCACCACGGCCGACCCGGGCGCCTGCACGCTGGCGAACCAGTTCAAGGGCCCGAGCGGCAACGCCCTGTTCGGGTACGACTTCCAGGGCTGCGACATCTACGCCAAGATCGTCAACGGCGCCTGGAACTCGATCAAGATCGGGGTGCTCTCCACCGCGATCTCCGGCATCATCGGCCTGATCTTCGGTCTGGCCGCCGGCTACTTCGGCGGTGCGACGGACGCGGTCCTGTCCCGGATCATCGACATCATGCTGGGTGTCCCGTTCCTGCTGGCCGGCATCGTGCTGTCCCGCCGGCTCGGGTCCGACCCCCAGTCCGACGGTGTGCTCGCGGTGACGCTGACCCTGGGCCTGCTGACCTGGACCTCCGGGGCCCGTGTCATGCGGTCCGCGGTCATCTCGGCGAAGCAGCAGGACTACGTGGCGGCCGCCCGGATGCTGGGCGCCAAGCCGAGCCGGTTGATGCTCAAGCACATCCTGCCGAACTCCATCGCGTCCTACATCGTCATGCTGACCCTGCTCCTCGGCATCAACATCTCCAGCGAGGCGACCCTGTCGTTCCTCGGCGTCGGTCTGAAGAACGGCGCGATCAGCTGGGGCATCATGATCTCCGAGGGCACCCAGTTCGCCCGCACCCAGCCGTGGCCGCTGGTCTGGCCGGCGATCTTCCTCGCCGTGACGGTGCTCGCGTTCATCATGCTCGGCGACGCCATCCGCGACGCCTTCGACCCGAAGTTGCGGTGA
- a CDS encoding CDP-alcohol phosphatidyltransferase family protein, whose amino-acid sequence MPSTPWRRRRSTDSPRPAGRRWAGRIRRGGSLARQALLVRVGRRSAETSRAATATRAEVLYTGLEPGLSRTIPAPGVPLDTSATFDDQAVPATIPLLPGEQTMARRARFALVNACTLSSLGLGLLAIFLAMAGRVEVAAACLVACVVFDGLDGALARKLGVASPFGAQMDSLVDMCSFGLAAPVVVYASLADKAPQSAAAVACALVAGCAAIRLARFNVSPKDGRFFCGVPTTMVAAVLALAVLIGLPLPGMAVLAGVALLAFAMVSSFPYAKLARIVKLPPWLWVLPIVGALVDSKMTFVLVVATYLVSGPILWVRAKRA is encoded by the coding sequence GTGCCGAGTACCCCTTGGCGCCGGCGTCGGTCGACGGATAGTCCCCGTCCCGCCGGACGTCGTTGGGCTGGTCGCATACGCCGCGGCGGGTCCCTCGCCCGGCAGGCCTTGCTGGTTCGCGTGGGTCGCCGCTCAGCCGAGACGAGCCGGGCCGCCACCGCGACCCGAGCCGAGGTGCTTTACACCGGGCTGGAGCCGGGGCTGAGCCGCACGATTCCCGCCCCCGGAGTTCCGCTGGACACGTCTGCCACCTTCGACGACCAGGCCGTGCCGGCCACCATCCCGCTGCTCCCCGGTGAGCAGACGATGGCACGCCGTGCCCGATTCGCCCTGGTCAACGCCTGCACCCTGAGCAGCCTCGGGCTCGGCCTGCTGGCCATCTTCCTGGCCATGGCCGGCCGGGTCGAGGTCGCGGCCGCGTGCCTGGTCGCCTGCGTGGTCTTCGACGGCCTCGACGGCGCGCTGGCCCGCAAGCTCGGGGTCGCCAGCCCGTTCGGCGCCCAGATGGACTCGCTCGTCGACATGTGCTCGTTCGGCCTGGCCGCGCCGGTCGTGGTCTACGCCTCGCTGGCCGACAAGGCGCCCCAGTCGGCCGCCGCGGTGGCCTGCGCCCTGGTGGCCGGTTGCGCCGCGATCCGGCTGGCCCGCTTCAACGTCTCGCCGAAAGACGGCCGGTTCTTCTGCGGCGTGCCCACCACGATGGTCGCCGCGGTCCTCGCCCTGGCCGTGCTGATCGGCCTGCCGCTCCCCGGCATGGCCGTCCTGGCCGGCGTCGCGTTGCTGGCCTTCGCGATGGTGTCCAGCTTCCCTTACGCGAAGCTGGCCCGCATCGTGAAGCTCCCGCCGTGGCTCTGGGTGCTCCCGATCGTCGGCGCCCTGGTCGATTCGAAGATGACGTTCGTCCTGGTCGTCGCGACATACCTGGTCAGCGGCCCGATCCTGTGGGTCCGCGCCAAGCGCGCCTGA
- a CDS encoding phosphatidylserine decarboxylase — translation MTPFPAVSATPVPAVGARAARALTAEFARQNAATTALLIGADHASAVVAAAVEALLPGDTLVLVAGEHSSADLLRGHITGLGSWVADRVKIVESLDEAPSADVVIVGEPLTGTAEDTRGLIDKLAKHLADGAVLSIAAPAGPGRTQGAAAELFRQGSLFGVGSDLVVRNQPPLRVHKLRFTPADVSTAAGLAPAYRSSSVPLTRGMHIDSNGVAAAGIALGLAALARRARPQSKLWLIPALAAAPVAAFFRDPERDVPTDASAVVAAADGKVLSVERMHDDRFGPGEFLRVAVFLSVFDVHVNRSPVAGRVADYFVEEGGFANAATAAAEHNVAAYTVLDTDHGTVAVAQRTGLIARRIVQRAPVGTLLAKGERYGLIRFGSRTDVYLPADKVDALVSVGERVVGGSTVIARWK, via the coding sequence ATGACCCCGTTTCCCGCCGTGTCCGCCACGCCCGTTCCGGCCGTGGGAGCCCGGGCCGCTCGTGCCCTGACCGCCGAGTTCGCCCGGCAGAACGCGGCCACCACCGCCCTGCTGATCGGCGCCGACCACGCCTCCGCCGTGGTGGCCGCCGCCGTCGAGGCTCTCCTGCCCGGCGACACGCTGGTCCTGGTGGCCGGCGAGCACAGCAGCGCCGACCTGCTCCGCGGCCACATCACCGGCCTGGGCAGCTGGGTGGCCGACCGGGTGAAGATCGTCGAGTCCCTGGACGAGGCGCCCTCCGCCGACGTGGTGATCGTCGGTGAGCCGCTGACCGGCACCGCCGAGGACACCCGCGGCCTCATCGACAAGCTGGCGAAACACCTCGCCGACGGCGCCGTGCTGAGCATCGCCGCCCCGGCCGGCCCGGGCCGCACCCAGGGTGCCGCGGCCGAGCTGTTCCGGCAGGGCTCGCTCTTCGGTGTCGGCTCCGACCTGGTGGTCCGCAACCAGCCGCCGCTGCGCGTGCACAAGCTGCGCTTCACCCCGGCCGACGTGTCCACGGCCGCCGGCCTGGCCCCGGCCTACCGCTCCTCCAGCGTCCCGCTGACCCGTGGCATGCACATCGACTCGAACGGCGTCGCCGCCGCCGGCATCGCGCTCGGCCTGGCCGCGCTGGCCCGCCGCGCCCGGCCGCAGTCCAAGCTGTGGCTGATCCCGGCGCTGGCCGCCGCCCCGGTCGCGGCGTTCTTCCGCGACCCGGAGCGGGACGTGCCCACCGACGCGTCCGCCGTGGTCGCCGCCGCCGACGGCAAGGTGCTCTCGGTCGAGCGGATGCACGACGACCGTTTCGGCCCGGGCGAGTTCCTCCGCGTCGCGGTCTTCCTCTCCGTCTTCGACGTGCACGTCAACCGCTCGCCGGTCGCCGGCCGGGTCGCCGACTACTTCGTCGAGGAGGGCGGCTTCGCGAACGCGGCGACCGCCGCCGCCGAGCACAACGTCGCGGCCTACACGGTCCTGGACACCGATCACGGCACCGTCGCGGTGGCCCAGCGCACCGGCCTGATCGCCCGCCGCATCGTCCAGCGCGCGCCGGTCGGCACCCTGCTGGCCAAGGGCGAGCGCTACGGCCTGATCCGCTTCGGCTCGCGCACCGACGTCTACCTGCCGGCCGACAAGGTCGACGCCCTGGTCAGCGTCGGCGAGCGAGTCGTCGGCGGATCGACGGTCATCGCGCGCTGGAAGTAG